Part of the Halalkalibacter krulwichiae genome is shown below.
TCTCAACTGCAGTCGTAAAAGCACTCTGTAGTTTTGCATGTCGATCTAGCCATGTTTTTTCAACGACTTGACCATTCTGTAATTCTCCTTTTTGCTTTGCTTCCTTTAAACGTTTTTGTAATAAATCTCGTTCTGAACGAATTTCTTTCCATTTCTCTACATCAGCAGAATCATATTTATTTGCTAACAATTCGTAATAAAAATCAAGGTGAATCCTCAGATCTTTGCTAATTCGTTTATCATGGTCACAACTTGTTGCCTCTTTTTGTATCTCGTCTGCTCCTTCCGCTTGAGCTGGTGCCAACGATGTAAATGCTATTGAGGCAATGAATAGGATTTGCGCAATAATAAACAACTGGTGAAAACGTTTCATGAATTGGTCACCCTTTCCTCATAGTTAGTAATAGAGTAACCAACTCGAATAAGTTTATGTAACCAATAACAAAAGGGTTATCCTAGGCAGTATTGACCAATGGAATAACCCTAAAGTTGATCTTAATAAATTGAAGTTGTGTCTGCTGTCATAGTCTCAAGAATCTCTTTTACTCTAGCAAGGAACCGTCCACATACAAGTCCATCAAGAACTCTATGGTCAAGAGACAAACAGAGATTTACCATGCTTCTAATCGCAATCATATCCCCTGCCTCACTTTCAATAACAACCGGTCTTTTTACAATCGATTCAATCGAAAGAATGGCCGCTTGAGGGTGATTAATAATCGGAGCAGATAAAACAGATCCGAAAGAACCTGTGTTGTTTATCGTAAAGGTCCCACCTTGCATATCCGAACCACTTAATTTTCCTGTACGTACTTTATGAGCTAGATCGTTTACTTCTCGCCCGATTCCTTTGATTGATTTTTCATCAGCATGTTTAATGACAGGAACATACAAAGCATCGTCCGTTGCAACAGCTAACGAAATGTTTATATCTTTTTTCTGAATAATTTTATCCTCTGCCCACATTGAATTAAGTTGCGGAAATTCCTTTAGCGCTTCAACGGTAGCTTTAATAAAAAAGGGCAAAAATGTTAAATTAAACCCTTCATTCTCTTTAAACTGTTGTTTAATTTGATTACGGTATTGAACTAAGTTTGTTACATCTACTTCTACCATTGTCCAGGCATGCGGAGCTTCATGCTTACTTTTCACCATATTTGAGGCAATGGCTTTACGTACACCACTTATTGGAATTTCAATATCTCCTGCACTAGTTATTGGAGCTACGTCTTTTTTAGGCTCACTCTGAACGATTGGCTTTGTTACTTCTTCAGGTTGATGATCTATTCTAATAGGCTTACTTGAAGGTGTTTCACCACTATCTATTAAGAGTTGTAAGTCTTTGCGTGTAATTCTGCCACCTTTACCAGTACCAGTAACCTGCTCTAAATCAATTCCATGTTCTTGTGACATCC
Proteins encoded:
- a CDS encoding dihydrolipoamide acetyltransferase family protein, which translates into the protein MATEMTMPQLGESVTEGTITKWLVEPGQVVKKYEPIAEVMTDKVNAEVPSSFSGTIKELLVQEDETVEVGVVICTIEVEGELNDQSKERVSTKKGNEEQVENKTENDHSEKRRYSPAVLRMSQEHGIDLEQVTGTGKGGRITRKDLQLLIDSGETPSSKPIRIDHQPEEVTKPIVQSEPKKDVAPITSAGDIEIPISGVRKAIASNMVKSKHEAPHAWTMVEVDVTNLVQYRNQIKQQFKENEGFNLTFLPFFIKATVEALKEFPQLNSMWAEDKIIQKKDINISLAVATDDALYVPVIKHADEKSIKGIGREVNDLAHKVRTGKLSGSDMQGGTFTINNTGSFGSVLSAPIINHPQAAILSIESIVKRPVVIESEAGDMIAIRSMVNLCLSLDHRVLDGLVCGRFLARVKEILETMTADTTSIY